Proteins encoded by one window of Arachis ipaensis cultivar K30076 chromosome B04, Araip1.1, whole genome shotgun sequence:
- the LOC107635035 gene encoding U-box domain-containing protein 33 isoform X1 has product MAVVNPVPATTQRMGSVRRVQEGEIVEEPNQAVVVDEPIYVAVSKEVKESKLNLIWAIQNSGGRRICILHVHVPATKIPLMGAMFPASSLKEQEVRAYRDIERQTMHKTLDEYLRICQRMGVQAEKVHNELDNIEKGIVELVSQRGIQRLVMGAASDRSHSRRMMDLKSKKAIFVCEQAPAFCRIQFICKGHLIHTRDRSLGADNLVASPLVQQVPNSEAEHPVLPRSQSVLTPGQNQTSHRRELFRKVRSANDGVVGGIMHDSSPDNFEGFSTPPNRLGTDLSSDESDRVSRTRSPSALSVCSDSGAVDPMLSPNSVSEIAENVAELTLSHAIKEDLHHSSPPSVLQDGGMNDTIYDQLELAMAEAERATRNAYQETYRRGKAEKEAIEAMRKAKISESLYVEELNLRKRAEEELQKEKEQLQNMKIQRDKVEEELQLALDQKSSLESQIASSELMIKEYEQKIISAVDLLQSYKNERDELQVQRDEVLREATELRKKQGEASGTHTPQLFSEFSFLEIEQATNNFDQSLKIGEGGYGSIFKGMLRHTEVAIKMLHSDSMQGPLEFQQEVDVLSKLRHPNLITLVGACPESFTLIYEYLPNGSLEDRLVCKDNTPPLPWQTRIRIAAELCSALIFLHSSKPHRIVHGDLKPSNILLDANLISKLSDFGICRILSRREDSTDNTTECWRTHPKGTFVYMDPEFLASGELTPKSDVYSFGIILMRLLTGRPALGITKEVSYALETGKLKSLLDPLAGDWPFVQAEQLARLAMRCCEMNRKNRPDLYSDVWRVLDPMTTSSGGTLSPSGLYQQTPSYFICPIFQEVMRDPHVAADGFTYEAEAIRGWLDSGHDDSPMTNLKLAHRNLVPNRALKSAIHDWLQSH; this is encoded by the exons ATGGCTGTGGTGAATCCTGTGCCTGCAACAACACAAAGGATGGGTTCTGTGAGGCGAGTTCAAGAGGGTGAAATTGTTGAGGAGCCTAATCAAGCTGTGGTAGTTGATGAACCAATCTATGTTGCTGTGTCAAAAGAAGTGAAAGAGAGCAAGCTGAATCTGATATGGGCGATTCAGAACTCTGGAGGAAGGAGGATTTGCATACTTCATGTTCATGTTCCTGCAACCAAGATCCCTTTGA TGGGTGCTATGTTCCCTGCAAGTTCACTGAAAGAGCAGGAGGTTCGAGCATACCGGGATATTGAAAGACAAACCATGCATAAGACTCTCGATGAGTATCTTCGTATATGTCAACGGATGGGG GTGCAGGCGGAGAAAGTGCATAATGAACTGGACAACATTGAAAAAGGAATTGTAGAACTTGTCTCCCAACGTGGCATCCAAAGGCTTGTCATGGGAGCGGCATCGGACCGATCCCATTCTAG GAGAATGATGGACTTGAAATCTAAGAAAGCCATCTTTGTATGTGAGCAAGCTCCGGCATTTTGTCGGATACAGTTTATCTGCAAAGGGCACCTTATACACACAAG GGATCGCAGTTTGGGTGCAGATAATTTAGTTGCATCTCCTTTGGTACAACAAGTTCCAAACTCTGAAGCTGAACATCCAGTACTCCCGAGATCTCAATCTGTTCTTACTCCGGGCCAAAATCAAACTAGTCATCGTCGGGAGTTATTTCGCAAAGTAAGGTCTGCCAATGATGGTGTTGTAGGGGGCATTATGCATGATTCTTCTCCAGATAACTTCGAAGGGTTCTCAACTCCACCAAATAGGTTAGGTACTGATTTAAGTTCTGATGAGTCAGATAGGGTATCAAGGACAAGGAGTCCTTCAGCTTTGTCAGTGTGCTCCGATAGTGGTGCTGTTGACCCAATGTTGAGCCCAAATTCGGTTAGTGAGATTGCTGAGAATGTAGCAGAGTTGACTTTGAGCCATGCAATCAAAGAGGATCTTCATCATTCTTCTCCTCCTAGTGTACTG CAGGATGGAGGAATGAATGATACTATATATGATCAACTTGAATTGGCTATGGCTGAGGCCGAGAGAGCCACACGAAACGCATATCAAGAAACATATAGGCGTGGGAAAGCTGAAAAGGAGGCCATTGAAGCTATGCGAAAG GCTAAAATCTCTGAAAGTTTATATGTAGAAGAGTTGAATCTGAGGAAAAGGGCCGAGGAAGAactacaaaaagaaaaagaacaacttCAAAATATGAAGATCCAGAGAGACAAAGTTGAGGAAGAACTCCAACTTGCACTGGATCAGAAGTCATCACTGGAGAGCCAAATTGCATCATCCGAACTTATGATAAAGGAGTATGAGCAGAAGATCATTTCTGCCGTGGATCTGTTACAAAGCTACAAGAACGAACGGGATGAGTTGCAGGTACAGCGTGATGAAGTGCTGAGAGAGGCCACGGAGTTGAGGAAAAAACAAGGAGAGGCCTCTGGCACTCACACACCTCAATTGTTCTCGGAGTTCTCTTTCCTTGAGATCGAACAAGCAACAAATAACTTTGATCAGTCCCTAAAGATAGGAGAAGGTGGATATGGAAGTATATTTAAAGGTATGTTGCGGCACACTGAGGTGGCTATAAAGATGTTGCACTCTGACAGCATGCAAGGACCCTTGGAGTTTCAACAAGAG GTTGATGTATTGAGCAAGTTAAGGCATCCAAATCTTATCACACTTGTTGGAGCCTGCCCAGAATCCTTTACTCTTATCTACGAGTATTTACCGAATGGGAGCCTTGAAGACCGTCTGGTTTGCAAGGATAACACACCTCCCTTGCCATGGCAAACTCGAATTCGCATTGCTGCAGAACTTTGTTCAGCTCTCATCTTCCTTCACTCAAGTAAACCGCACCGCATAGTGCACGGTGACTTGAAACCCTCTAACATTCTCCTTGATGCAAACCTTATTAGCAAGCTAAGCGACTTTGGAATCTGCCGCATATTATCTCGTCGCGAGGATTCGACTGATAACACTACAGAGTGTTGGAGAACCCACCCAAAGGGAACTTTTGTTTACATGGATCCGGAATTCCTTGCGTCCGGGGAACTTACTCCTAAGTCAGATGTTTATTCCTTTGGAATCATATTGATGAGATTGTTGACAGGGAGACCTGCCTTGGGAATAACAAAGGAAGTGTCCTATGCATTGGAAACCGGAAAGCTGAAATCTCTGTTGGATCCTTTAGCCGGAGACTGGCCATTTGTGCAAGCCGAACAATTGGCTCGCCTGGCCATGAGGTGTTGCGAGATGAATAGAAAGAACCGGCCGGATCTTTATTCCGATGTATGGAGGGTATTGGACCCCATGACAACTTCCTCTGGAGGCACACTAAGTCCTTCAGGGCTTTACCAACAAACACCATCATATTTCATTTGTCCAATCTTTCAG gaagtaATGCGAGATCCGCATGTAGCTGCCGATGGCTTCACTTATGAAGCCGAGGCCATAAGAGGGTGGCTTGACAGTGGTCATGACGATTCGCCGATGACAAATTTGAAGCTTGCGCACCGCAATCTTGTTCCGAACCGCGCACTCAAGTCTGCAATCCATGACTGGCTTCAAAGTCACTGA
- the LOC107635035 gene encoding U-box domain-containing protein 33 isoform X3, translating into MAVVNPVPATTQRMGSVRRVQEGEIVEEPNQAVVVDEPIYVAVSKEVKESKLNLIWAIQNSGGRRICILHVHVPATKIPLMGAMFPASSLKEQEVRAYRDIERQTMHKTLDEYLRICQRMGVQAEKVHNELDNIEKGIVELVSQRGIQRLVMGAASDRSHSRRMMDLKSKKAIFVCEQAPAFCRIQFICKGHLIHTRYLVQQVPNSEAEHPVLPRSQSVLTPGQNQTSHRRELFRKVRSANDGVVGGIMHDSSPDNFEGFSTPPNRLGTDLSSDESDRVSRTRSPSALSVCSDSGAVDPMLSPNSVSEIAENVAELTLSHAIKEDLHHSSPPSVLQDGGMNDTIYDQLELAMAEAERATRNAYQETYRRGKAEKEAIEAMRKAKISESLYVEELNLRKRAEEELQKEKEQLQNMKIQRDKVEEELQLALDQKSSLESQIASSELMIKEYEQKIISAVDLLQSYKNERDELQVQRDEVLREATELRKKQGEASGTHTPQLFSEFSFLEIEQATNNFDQSLKIGEGGYGSIFKGMLRHTEVAIKMLHSDSMQGPLEFQQEVDVLSKLRHPNLITLVGACPESFTLIYEYLPNGSLEDRLVCKDNTPPLPWQTRIRIAAELCSALIFLHSSKPHRIVHGDLKPSNILLDANLISKLSDFGICRILSRREDSTDNTTECWRTHPKGTFVYMDPEFLASGELTPKSDVYSFGIILMRLLTGRPALGITKEVSYALETGKLKSLLDPLAGDWPFVQAEQLARLAMRCCEMNRKNRPDLYSDVWRVLDPMTTSSGGTLSPSGLYQQTPSYFICPIFQEVMRDPHVAADGFTYEAEAIRGWLDSGHDDSPMTNLKLAHRNLVPNRALKSAIHDWLQSH; encoded by the exons ATGGCTGTGGTGAATCCTGTGCCTGCAACAACACAAAGGATGGGTTCTGTGAGGCGAGTTCAAGAGGGTGAAATTGTTGAGGAGCCTAATCAAGCTGTGGTAGTTGATGAACCAATCTATGTTGCTGTGTCAAAAGAAGTGAAAGAGAGCAAGCTGAATCTGATATGGGCGATTCAGAACTCTGGAGGAAGGAGGATTTGCATACTTCATGTTCATGTTCCTGCAACCAAGATCCCTTTGA TGGGTGCTATGTTCCCTGCAAGTTCACTGAAAGAGCAGGAGGTTCGAGCATACCGGGATATTGAAAGACAAACCATGCATAAGACTCTCGATGAGTATCTTCGTATATGTCAACGGATGGGG GTGCAGGCGGAGAAAGTGCATAATGAACTGGACAACATTGAAAAAGGAATTGTAGAACTTGTCTCCCAACGTGGCATCCAAAGGCTTGTCATGGGAGCGGCATCGGACCGATCCCATTCTAG GAGAATGATGGACTTGAAATCTAAGAAAGCCATCTTTGTATGTGAGCAAGCTCCGGCATTTTGTCGGATACAGTTTATCTGCAAAGGGCACCTTATACACACAAGGTA TTTGGTACAACAAGTTCCAAACTCTGAAGCTGAACATCCAGTACTCCCGAGATCTCAATCTGTTCTTACTCCGGGCCAAAATCAAACTAGTCATCGTCGGGAGTTATTTCGCAAAGTAAGGTCTGCCAATGATGGTGTTGTAGGGGGCATTATGCATGATTCTTCTCCAGATAACTTCGAAGGGTTCTCAACTCCACCAAATAGGTTAGGTACTGATTTAAGTTCTGATGAGTCAGATAGGGTATCAAGGACAAGGAGTCCTTCAGCTTTGTCAGTGTGCTCCGATAGTGGTGCTGTTGACCCAATGTTGAGCCCAAATTCGGTTAGTGAGATTGCTGAGAATGTAGCAGAGTTGACTTTGAGCCATGCAATCAAAGAGGATCTTCATCATTCTTCTCCTCCTAGTGTACTG CAGGATGGAGGAATGAATGATACTATATATGATCAACTTGAATTGGCTATGGCTGAGGCCGAGAGAGCCACACGAAACGCATATCAAGAAACATATAGGCGTGGGAAAGCTGAAAAGGAGGCCATTGAAGCTATGCGAAAG GCTAAAATCTCTGAAAGTTTATATGTAGAAGAGTTGAATCTGAGGAAAAGGGCCGAGGAAGAactacaaaaagaaaaagaacaacttCAAAATATGAAGATCCAGAGAGACAAAGTTGAGGAAGAACTCCAACTTGCACTGGATCAGAAGTCATCACTGGAGAGCCAAATTGCATCATCCGAACTTATGATAAAGGAGTATGAGCAGAAGATCATTTCTGCCGTGGATCTGTTACAAAGCTACAAGAACGAACGGGATGAGTTGCAGGTACAGCGTGATGAAGTGCTGAGAGAGGCCACGGAGTTGAGGAAAAAACAAGGAGAGGCCTCTGGCACTCACACACCTCAATTGTTCTCGGAGTTCTCTTTCCTTGAGATCGAACAAGCAACAAATAACTTTGATCAGTCCCTAAAGATAGGAGAAGGTGGATATGGAAGTATATTTAAAGGTATGTTGCGGCACACTGAGGTGGCTATAAAGATGTTGCACTCTGACAGCATGCAAGGACCCTTGGAGTTTCAACAAGAG GTTGATGTATTGAGCAAGTTAAGGCATCCAAATCTTATCACACTTGTTGGAGCCTGCCCAGAATCCTTTACTCTTATCTACGAGTATTTACCGAATGGGAGCCTTGAAGACCGTCTGGTTTGCAAGGATAACACACCTCCCTTGCCATGGCAAACTCGAATTCGCATTGCTGCAGAACTTTGTTCAGCTCTCATCTTCCTTCACTCAAGTAAACCGCACCGCATAGTGCACGGTGACTTGAAACCCTCTAACATTCTCCTTGATGCAAACCTTATTAGCAAGCTAAGCGACTTTGGAATCTGCCGCATATTATCTCGTCGCGAGGATTCGACTGATAACACTACAGAGTGTTGGAGAACCCACCCAAAGGGAACTTTTGTTTACATGGATCCGGAATTCCTTGCGTCCGGGGAACTTACTCCTAAGTCAGATGTTTATTCCTTTGGAATCATATTGATGAGATTGTTGACAGGGAGACCTGCCTTGGGAATAACAAAGGAAGTGTCCTATGCATTGGAAACCGGAAAGCTGAAATCTCTGTTGGATCCTTTAGCCGGAGACTGGCCATTTGTGCAAGCCGAACAATTGGCTCGCCTGGCCATGAGGTGTTGCGAGATGAATAGAAAGAACCGGCCGGATCTTTATTCCGATGTATGGAGGGTATTGGACCCCATGACAACTTCCTCTGGAGGCACACTAAGTCCTTCAGGGCTTTACCAACAAACACCATCATATTTCATTTGTCCAATCTTTCAG gaagtaATGCGAGATCCGCATGTAGCTGCCGATGGCTTCACTTATGAAGCCGAGGCCATAAGAGGGTGGCTTGACAGTGGTCATGACGATTCGCCGATGACAAATTTGAAGCTTGCGCACCGCAATCTTGTTCCGAACCGCGCACTCAAGTCTGCAATCCATGACTGGCTTCAAAGTCACTGA
- the LOC107635035 gene encoding U-box domain-containing protein 33 isoform X2, with protein MAVVNPVPATTQRMGSVRRVQEGEIVEEPNQAVVVDEPIYVAVSKEVKESKLNLIWAIQNSGGRRICILHVHVPATKIPLMGAMFPASSLKEQEVRAYRDIERQTMHKTLDEYLRICQRMGVQAEKVHNELDNIEKGIVELVSQRGIQRLVMGAASDRSHSRRMMDLKSKKAIFVCEQAPAFCRIQFICKGHLIHTRDRSLGADNLVASPLVQQVPNSEAEHPVLPRSQSVLTPGQNQTSHRRELFRKVRSANDGVVGGIMHDSSPDNFEGFSTPPNRLGTDLSSDESDRVSRTRSPSALSVCSDSGAVDPMLSPNSVSEIAENVAELTLSHAIKEDLHHSSPPSVLDGGMNDTIYDQLELAMAEAERATRNAYQETYRRGKAEKEAIEAMRKAKISESLYVEELNLRKRAEEELQKEKEQLQNMKIQRDKVEEELQLALDQKSSLESQIASSELMIKEYEQKIISAVDLLQSYKNERDELQVQRDEVLREATELRKKQGEASGTHTPQLFSEFSFLEIEQATNNFDQSLKIGEGGYGSIFKGMLRHTEVAIKMLHSDSMQGPLEFQQEVDVLSKLRHPNLITLVGACPESFTLIYEYLPNGSLEDRLVCKDNTPPLPWQTRIRIAAELCSALIFLHSSKPHRIVHGDLKPSNILLDANLISKLSDFGICRILSRREDSTDNTTECWRTHPKGTFVYMDPEFLASGELTPKSDVYSFGIILMRLLTGRPALGITKEVSYALETGKLKSLLDPLAGDWPFVQAEQLARLAMRCCEMNRKNRPDLYSDVWRVLDPMTTSSGGTLSPSGLYQQTPSYFICPIFQEVMRDPHVAADGFTYEAEAIRGWLDSGHDDSPMTNLKLAHRNLVPNRALKSAIHDWLQSH; from the exons ATGGCTGTGGTGAATCCTGTGCCTGCAACAACACAAAGGATGGGTTCTGTGAGGCGAGTTCAAGAGGGTGAAATTGTTGAGGAGCCTAATCAAGCTGTGGTAGTTGATGAACCAATCTATGTTGCTGTGTCAAAAGAAGTGAAAGAGAGCAAGCTGAATCTGATATGGGCGATTCAGAACTCTGGAGGAAGGAGGATTTGCATACTTCATGTTCATGTTCCTGCAACCAAGATCCCTTTGA TGGGTGCTATGTTCCCTGCAAGTTCACTGAAAGAGCAGGAGGTTCGAGCATACCGGGATATTGAAAGACAAACCATGCATAAGACTCTCGATGAGTATCTTCGTATATGTCAACGGATGGGG GTGCAGGCGGAGAAAGTGCATAATGAACTGGACAACATTGAAAAAGGAATTGTAGAACTTGTCTCCCAACGTGGCATCCAAAGGCTTGTCATGGGAGCGGCATCGGACCGATCCCATTCTAG GAGAATGATGGACTTGAAATCTAAGAAAGCCATCTTTGTATGTGAGCAAGCTCCGGCATTTTGTCGGATACAGTTTATCTGCAAAGGGCACCTTATACACACAAG GGATCGCAGTTTGGGTGCAGATAATTTAGTTGCATCTCCTTTGGTACAACAAGTTCCAAACTCTGAAGCTGAACATCCAGTACTCCCGAGATCTCAATCTGTTCTTACTCCGGGCCAAAATCAAACTAGTCATCGTCGGGAGTTATTTCGCAAAGTAAGGTCTGCCAATGATGGTGTTGTAGGGGGCATTATGCATGATTCTTCTCCAGATAACTTCGAAGGGTTCTCAACTCCACCAAATAGGTTAGGTACTGATTTAAGTTCTGATGAGTCAGATAGGGTATCAAGGACAAGGAGTCCTTCAGCTTTGTCAGTGTGCTCCGATAGTGGTGCTGTTGACCCAATGTTGAGCCCAAATTCGGTTAGTGAGATTGCTGAGAATGTAGCAGAGTTGACTTTGAGCCATGCAATCAAAGAGGATCTTCATCATTCTTCTCCTCCTAGTGTACTG GATGGAGGAATGAATGATACTATATATGATCAACTTGAATTGGCTATGGCTGAGGCCGAGAGAGCCACACGAAACGCATATCAAGAAACATATAGGCGTGGGAAAGCTGAAAAGGAGGCCATTGAAGCTATGCGAAAG GCTAAAATCTCTGAAAGTTTATATGTAGAAGAGTTGAATCTGAGGAAAAGGGCCGAGGAAGAactacaaaaagaaaaagaacaacttCAAAATATGAAGATCCAGAGAGACAAAGTTGAGGAAGAACTCCAACTTGCACTGGATCAGAAGTCATCACTGGAGAGCCAAATTGCATCATCCGAACTTATGATAAAGGAGTATGAGCAGAAGATCATTTCTGCCGTGGATCTGTTACAAAGCTACAAGAACGAACGGGATGAGTTGCAGGTACAGCGTGATGAAGTGCTGAGAGAGGCCACGGAGTTGAGGAAAAAACAAGGAGAGGCCTCTGGCACTCACACACCTCAATTGTTCTCGGAGTTCTCTTTCCTTGAGATCGAACAAGCAACAAATAACTTTGATCAGTCCCTAAAGATAGGAGAAGGTGGATATGGAAGTATATTTAAAGGTATGTTGCGGCACACTGAGGTGGCTATAAAGATGTTGCACTCTGACAGCATGCAAGGACCCTTGGAGTTTCAACAAGAG GTTGATGTATTGAGCAAGTTAAGGCATCCAAATCTTATCACACTTGTTGGAGCCTGCCCAGAATCCTTTACTCTTATCTACGAGTATTTACCGAATGGGAGCCTTGAAGACCGTCTGGTTTGCAAGGATAACACACCTCCCTTGCCATGGCAAACTCGAATTCGCATTGCTGCAGAACTTTGTTCAGCTCTCATCTTCCTTCACTCAAGTAAACCGCACCGCATAGTGCACGGTGACTTGAAACCCTCTAACATTCTCCTTGATGCAAACCTTATTAGCAAGCTAAGCGACTTTGGAATCTGCCGCATATTATCTCGTCGCGAGGATTCGACTGATAACACTACAGAGTGTTGGAGAACCCACCCAAAGGGAACTTTTGTTTACATGGATCCGGAATTCCTTGCGTCCGGGGAACTTACTCCTAAGTCAGATGTTTATTCCTTTGGAATCATATTGATGAGATTGTTGACAGGGAGACCTGCCTTGGGAATAACAAAGGAAGTGTCCTATGCATTGGAAACCGGAAAGCTGAAATCTCTGTTGGATCCTTTAGCCGGAGACTGGCCATTTGTGCAAGCCGAACAATTGGCTCGCCTGGCCATGAGGTGTTGCGAGATGAATAGAAAGAACCGGCCGGATCTTTATTCCGATGTATGGAGGGTATTGGACCCCATGACAACTTCCTCTGGAGGCACACTAAGTCCTTCAGGGCTTTACCAACAAACACCATCATATTTCATTTGTCCAATCTTTCAG gaagtaATGCGAGATCCGCATGTAGCTGCCGATGGCTTCACTTATGAAGCCGAGGCCATAAGAGGGTGGCTTGACAGTGGTCATGACGATTCGCCGATGACAAATTTGAAGCTTGCGCACCGCAATCTTGTTCCGAACCGCGCACTCAAGTCTGCAATCCATGACTGGCTTCAAAGTCACTGA